The stretch of DNA GCGGCCGGGTGGTCGCTGACCGCCTCGCCGCGAACCGGAGACATCCCCACCTGCTGCTTGACGCCGATCGCCTGGTCGAACGGAACGCCCAGCCGCTCGCTCACGGCCTCGGTGACGTTGTCGCCGCCCATCAGCAGGATGCGCACGAAGCGCGGGTTGCCGTTCTCGTGGATGACGATGTTGGTGACCTTGGCGCCGACGTCGATCAAGGCCTCGGTGCCGGCCTGCGACCCGGGCGCACCGCCGATCTCGTCGACCCGGCCCAGGGCCCGCAGCACCGCGAACGGCGTGAGGTCGACCTGGGTGGCGCGCAGCCCGGCCCGCTTCACCGACTCGAGGGCGGTGAGCACCATGTCCCGGGCGGCGGCGACGACGAGCACCCGCAGCATGCGGTTGCCGCCCTCGGCCATGATCTCCGAGATCGGGTGGAAGTCGAGGATGGCCTGCTCGATCGGGATCGGCAGGAAGTCCTGGACCTGCAGGGGCAACGACTTGCGCAGCTCGTCCGGCTGCATCCAGGGGAGATCGACCTGCCGGACGATCACCTTCTGGTTCGCCACCCCGAGCACCACGGACTTCGACGAGAACTTCGCCGTCGACCACAGGTGCTTGATGGCGTCGGCCACGACCTGGGGGTCGATGACCTCACCGTCACGGACGGCTCCTTGCGGGAGCGCCACCTGGCCGAATCGCTGAAGCGTCGCCGGTCCCTTGCCGAACGCGAGTTCGGCGGCCCGGACACCGGAGGTTCCGATGTCGAGACCGACCGCAGTTCGTCCTGCCACTGGATCGTCCTCCCGTACGAGAGCAACTCAGAACGCTGAGCCGTCTGGTTGCCTGTCCAAGGGAGTAGGTCGGTATGGTCACGCCCCTTCTTGAGCAGACGGAGGCTGCGAATTGGTCCGGTCGGGCTAGGGCCTGGTCACGATCCCGAAGTAATACGGGTATAAGCGTGCGCAAGGGGATGGCCGGCATAGATCCCCACCAAAAGGCCGATCAGCATGAATGGCCCGAAGGGAACCCGGCTCTTGCGCCCACCCCCGCGCATCCCCACCACTACGACGATGCTGACGACCGCACCGATCACGAATGCGGCAAATGCCCCGACCAGCAGCTGGCCCCACCCGAGCCATCCGAGGTACATCCCGACCACGCCGGACAGCTTGACGTCCCCTAAGCCCATTCCGGCCGGATAGACGAGCCATACGAGCCCGTAGAAGCCGGCCAGGGCGGCCATGCCCAGCAACGCCCGCACGTAGGCGTGTGGCGCGTTGTCGGCCCACGCCGCGGCACCGAGCAGCGCTAGGCCGATCGGGTACGACGGCAGCGTGAGCGCGTCCGGGAGCCGCAGCAGGTCGAGGTCGATCATCGTGAGCGCCACCCCGACCGCGGCCAGGTAGAGGTACGCCGGCAGGTCGGCGTGAATCCCGAAGTGCAGGCCGAAGGCGACGAACAGTGCGGCGGTCGCGAGCTCGACCAGCGGGTAGCGAACCGAGATCCGTGCGCCACAGCTGCGGCAGCGCCCGCGCAGGATCACCCAGGACACGACCGGGATGTTGTCCCGATGCTCGATCGGCGCATCGCACTGCGGGCAGTGCGATGCCGGGTGCGCCACCGACTCCTTGCGCGGCACCCGCCAGATGACGACATTGAGGAACGAGCCGATCGCCAGCCCGAGCAGCCCGATGATGACGAGCAGGCCGGCCACGGGAGAGCAGGCTATCGGTCAGTGCAGCCGCTACCAGTGGGCTCGCGACCGCGAGCCCACTCGGTGATCAGCCGCCCGAGCTGTTTTCCTGGATGCTGCTGAGCCCCGCTGCCGGGTTCGTCGGCGGCGCGTTCCACTTGAGCAACAGGTAGTTCTTCGTCGCCGACGCGGCAGACGGGATGTTGCTCCCGTCGCAGGACGTGACCACGATCTGCGCCCAGCCCACTGATGTCTGCGACGGGTCGGGCGCCATGCAGTAGCCGTCCGCCTTGTTGATCAGCAGGTAGGAGTTGGCGTAGGTGTTCGCGACGCCGGTGGGATCCCAGAGCTCGTTGTCAGGAGGCGTGCCGGTCGGGCACTGGACGCCGTAGACCAAGCCGTTCAGCGTGCCGGGTGAGACCAGGCAGTCCTTCACGGACGACGACGGACTCGACGGGATGCACCCGCCCGCACCCGCCGCGCAGTTCGTGTAGAAGATGCCGTACGACCCGGACACCGTCTGGAAGTGCCAGATCTGGTTCCATGTCAGGGTGGTGGAGTCCGGCGCCTGCTTGCACGGGTAGGCGATCAGCTTGTTGCTGAAGTTCTGCCCGTTGACGTCCAGGCAGTTGCCGAACAGCGCGTAGTTGGCGAACTGCTGGGTCGGCGAGCCCGGGACGCCGGTCGTGTTGCTGCCCGACTTGCCGGCACCGACCTGCGGGTCGGGATACCAGGCGGTCAGGTCCTGCGACGACCCGCTGCAGGTCACCAGGCTCAGCGCCGCACCGGCAACGGCGGCCGATGAGGTCGTCACGCCGGCGCCCTCGAGGCAGCCGCCGGGGTCCGGCGACGTGCTGCCGCCGACCTTGCCGTCGTTGATGTCAGGTGCTTCGAGCTGGCCGTTGTCGTTGTAGGCGAACTCCTGCTCCTGCTGGGTCTGGTTGGCGTACGGGTACGTCGTGCCGGACCCACTTGTGGCGCAGGTCTCAAGCTTCGGTGTCCCGGCGTGACCGTACGTGCTGGTCACGTTCTGGATGCAGAGATCCAGGGTCGTGTCACCGCCGTAGAACAGCGTGAGGTCGCCGCGGTACTGCCAGGTCTGCTGCGGGGTGCCGAGCGCGAGGCAGGGCTCCATCGTCGGAATAGTGCCGGCGCTGGGCTCCGCGGAGCCCGCATCGAGGCACATCTGGTCCTGGCCGCCGCTGTTGTACTCGGCCATCCGGCCGCCGACGGTGTTGGTGTTGGTGGCGTTGAACTCGTACACCGCGTGCAACGTCCGGTCACCCTCTGCGGTGCCGCTGTAGCCGGGCAGCTGCCCGCTGAGGCCGTAGGACTGGATGAACGCGTAGGTCGGCACGTACTTCACGATGCCGGCCTTGCACGGGATCGCGTTCGACGACCACCAGCTGGTCG from Mycobacteriales bacterium encodes:
- the pilM gene encoding type IV pilus assembly protein PilM, which produces MAGRTAVGLDIGTSGVRAAELAFGKGPATLQRFGQVALPQGAVRDGEVIDPQVVADAIKHLWSTAKFSSKSVVLGVANQKVIVRQVDLPWMQPDELRKSLPLQVQDFLPIPIEQAILDFHPISEIMAEGGNRMLRVLVVAAARDMVLTALESVKRAGLRATQVDLTPFAVLRALGRVDEIGGAPGSQAGTEALIDVGAKVTNIVIHENGNPRFVRILLMGGDNVTEAVSERLGVPFDQAIGVKQQVGMSPVRGEAVSDHPAARVIEASAGSFVEEIRGSLDYYLAQPSSVPLQRIVLSGGGARLTGLGQRLAAATRLPVEPGAATAALTIGKTGLTDEQLSYVEPQIAVPVGLALGVAS
- a CDS encoding prepilin peptidase, with amino-acid sequence MAGLLVIIGLLGLAIGSFLNVVIWRVPRKESVAHPASHCPQCDAPIEHRDNIPVVSWVILRGRCRSCGARISVRYPLVELATAALFVAFGLHFGIHADLPAYLYLAAVGVALTMIDLDLLRLPDALTLPSYPIGLALLGAAAWADNAPHAYVRALLGMAALAGFYGLVWLVYPAGMGLGDVKLSGVVGMYLGWLGWGQLLVGAFAAFVIGAVVSIVVVVGMRGGGRKSRVPFGPFMLIGLLVGIYAGHPLAHAYTRITSGS